The DNA region caggcctctcatggtctgagtcgatgttccctcattgctagagggattaaatttaagagcagggaggttatgctgcaactgtacagggtaccggtgaggccacacctgggtactgtgtacagttctggtctccttacttgaggaaggatgtactggcttttGAGGTGgcacaaaggaggttcaccaggttgattccagagatgagggggctaGGCTATGAGGAGATTGAGTCACATGGGaccgtactcgctggaattcggaagaatgagaggagatcttatagaaacatataaaattataaaagggataggtaagatagaggcagaaaagttgtttccactggtaggtgagtctagaactagaggacatagtctcaagattttctgaggtaatctcaaataagattgacaagggagaggctgtggatgttgtgtatttggattttcaaaaggccttcaataagaggctgcttaataagatgagagcccatggaattacaggaatgatattgaaatgggtggagcattggctgataggcagaaagcaaagggtgggaataaagggatcctattctgattggttgccagttaccagtggtgttccgcaggggttggtgttggggccgcttctttttacaacgtatatcaatgatttagattatggattaaatggctttgtggctaaatttgcggatgacaccaagataggtggaggagcaggaagtgttgaagaaacggcaatgttgcagagagacttggtcagtttaggagagtgggcaaagaaatggcagatgagatacaatgttgagaaatgtacagttgtacattttggaagaagaattaattgggcagattattatttagatggggagaaaattcaaaaatcgtaagtgcaaagggacttggagattctcgtgcaggataccctaaaggttaaccaccaggttggatcggcagtaaggaaagcgaatactatgttggcattcatttcaaaaggaataGTGTaaaagagtaaggaggtgttgatgaggctctatggggcactggtgagacctcatttggaatactgtgtgcagttttgggccccctatcttagaagggatgtactgatgttggagagagttcagagaagatttatgagaatgattcctggaatgcagggtctaacatatgaggagcgattgtcggctcttggactgtattcattagagtatagaagaatgagaggggatctcatagaagtattttgaatgttgaaagggttggatggagtagatgtggaaaggctatttcccttggtgggtgagtccaggacaagaggccacagtcttagaattagagggtacctatttacaacagagatgaggagaattttttttagccagagggtcgtggatttatggaattcattgccacatacagctgtggaggcccgatcattgagggtgtttaaggagattgataggtatctaatgagccagggtatcaagggatatggggaaaaagccggaaattggaactagatgggagaatagtttagctcatggtggagtggcagagcagactctataggccgaatggcctacttctgctcctttgtcttgtgatcttgtgaagattccaggggagtaaatttaggatggagatgaggaggaactgcttttcccaaagagtggtaaatctgtggaattctctgcccaatgaagctgtggagtctacctcagtaaatatatttaagacaaggttggatacaTTTTtgtatagcaggggaattaagggttatggggaaaaggcaggtagatggagatgagtccatgatcagatcagccatgatcttatgtaACGGCAGAGCAAGCTCGGCGGGCCAGATGCCCCACTCCTATTTATTATGTTATGTTCTCTataaaatcagctggtaggttgctGCAAGCAGCTTAAAGAACATTGCACAGGTCTTCTGCAGATCTTGGCTGTTTCAGAAAAGCTTAgtcagcacatcttgaaactcctgtcgcTGCAAAACTTCTGTTTGGGCGAGACCTTGCTGATGTAGGATGACCACCTTGTGCCTTGCTCTATACTCACTCATGCAGTGGTGGAAGATtagatgatttgaaggttaaactatCACATCTGCCACAAACTCACCTTTCAGTTTGTTTTTCCTTTGTCTAGTCTGATTCCTTCTACActtgtttctgtttcagttaatcagtttagtttatTCAACTAATTAATCATTAGcatgtttgttatctttgtttcatCATGCTCTATACTTACAAAGTAatgaagtttttatttgaaaagaggTCTATACTACTTTCTTTAACGAAATACAAAAAAATCTCAAACAAATTTTTtgggaaaatgaatgtttggaaatctaaaatttgctctttctaCTGAGAtgctaatgcagaagacaaaataaGCATCTAAAACAAAATGTATATAAAAATCCAGGGagcccaagatttttgcacactgtACTTATCTAGCATTTTAGGACACATATGTCCACCACAGttaagaacaaggtaaaatctcTCTGCACAGTGTCATTCTATGAAATGAAATATTAAAGCAATAATTACACTGTAAATAATTATAcacacccatctctctctcacctgttcATAATAAATCTTGCTTGGCGCTTCTGCTTGATTTCCTCAACTGTCTTCATTGCTTTAACTGTTGAACAGAGTTTTATCATTAATTAAACTAAAACCATTTTTCTACAATGACCCAAAATGAGGGCAACAAAAATCTGCAAGATTCGAAAAAGTAGTGCTCAAAAGCAACCTGCAAGAGATAAGCAAGACTCCAAAAGACTATCCAATGTTTACTGAAAGATGTACAGAGACTAATTCTTAAATACATTAAAGTTCAGGCTAATACACTTGTCAAATGGCCACAAAAATGTAACCCAATAACTTCAAACCCAAACTGAAATTTTATTTAAGAACACTTTTATGAATTATATCAGGATTTTTATTTCACTCCACAAATCCAAACTTTTGGTATTGTCTCAGGGTATGTGTTGGTTTGAGAGCTTTGGGCAAATCATCCAAACAAAATTAAGTATTACATGATGATGCTTCTCTGAACCAAATCCAATATGGAACAAAGAATCAGACATATAATCTCCATTTTAGCTATTTACACCAGAACCTTAAGACATAAAATGATCATCTTAGTACTCTAGATAATCAGTTCATGTTTCTTTGCTGCCTCAATATGCTCTGTTGCTACCATTGACAAGACACAAGGCGTATCATGAATGTTAAACCTAGCAGCAATTTTCCATGAGATTTTAGATCATTTTAACAAGTCATCTTAAAAATCTTagtacaggtcaaccttcactaatctgactacctgtaatccagttccttgggtaatccggcactgatttcaaattttccgcacaactgtaatttcaaatttcccgGGGCCACCGTACCAATCTGCTGAGTAGtgttttggttgcgctagatctgttcacTTGTTGACGTGCTCTTGTAAGCATAGACAGgcaattcctgcttgttttcctgcatttattaatatcatttgtgTGAGGCGCGGCCGCCCGGCACCCTTCAGCGGCGGGGGAGCTGGCATGCGCTGGGCTGGTCCGCCTTCTCGCACACGTGCCAACAGTCGCACACTGCCCTCCAGCGTCACCCAGCCAGCACTCCATTCTTTTCTGCCTACGACCTTAGATCAGACGTGGCGACCCATTGAATTTAGGCATATTACTAagcagaggaaaagaaactaacgaggattccctcagtaactgcgagtGAAGAGGGAAGTTAATTCCTGTACATTTACCTGtaccctttattttatctgtgcctgtacagtaTATTACTTCATTAAAATTTCACCTGCTACTCATgtaatatttctgtttcattattatctaacttgCACTGATTTACATGACATTTTAAAAGTATGATGAGGCCGTTAGCTATTGCTTATTGTGATttttctgtaattcggcattttccctaatctggcactcctcaggtcccaatggtgcctgATTAGTGAAGGTCAATCTGTATTAAAATAAACAGTTAACTGATGTGCTCAGCCCAACAGTAAATGTACTGCAAGCACTACCTCGCGCCAAGCACAATGACATTTTTTGCACAATACTGCCAATTCTATTCTCAGCCTGCAAAGACTAATTTCTCTTTAAAATGCAAAGTGAATTCATGTCAGCTCCTTTGCTTGCCCATGATTTACAATTCAAACAGAACCCAAAGCATACTTCCTCAGCTATTCACATTCCTCTAAAATACTTGAAAGCAGAACAGTATCTATGCCACATATAACAACATTTCAGCCAGCACTTTAGAGTTTGTTAAAGGTCTGTAGGAATGCAAATCTTCAGCACAAATCCGAAGTGATCCTATTCTTCACATCAGGCATACAGAATCCTATCAAATGTTGCTGCACTCTTTCTTCACATTAAGACCATCACTAATTTAAAAtggatctgaaacatcagaaagcATTCCCACTAGTCAATTATTTAACAGTTAAGAAGTCTGCCTCACTTTCTCTCCAGACTTGTTTCATTGCTTTCTTTATATCAGAGAGCTTAAAAAATAGATTCTGTGCCAGTGCAACCTAAATAGCCAGGGAAGCACTATATAGATGTTGAAAAACGTAATTAAATTCATCAAGATTGCAAACATACATTTGTGGTGCACTGCAAGAACAGCTTACCTGACATAGACCACAGTTCTCTCTGGTACTTGACTGGCACATTCCTACGTTTTTCAAATTCAAATGAATTATCCTATAAATAAAAGATCAGGTGTCAAGAGCATCAAATTATAATGAATACCATGTAAATGAAGACAAGAATAACTTCTTACATACCACTGTCAATTCCTTGCCAGCTGACTTGCGGAAGGCCTTTGTCCACCTGACCTTTCTTGGGTTACGCTTCTTCTTAAAATTCTTATGACATTTTGATCTGCAGAATCTGAAAACCTAGAAGATGTTTCAATGATTATTTGTGTATTTCATGTGACGCTGACGTAACAAAAATTACAAACAAATTTTCCACCTCCTTCCCCCAAGTGAAAATCTGCCTTCCCTCCAACACCCAAATACCAGCCAGGTTCCTGATGAAAGGAGAGTTAAAGGGAAATACTGCATTTCCATACGCTGAATAGGATGGTGCCATTGAAGTGAAGGAAGTATTGACTGTGctgccacccacccccaccctcatttTCCTCATTCAGGCTTTCCCCGGTGAGCACAGCACACTCTACTGCAGTGATAAAGTAACCACTTTGACCTGTAGCCGTTACTTCCACAGCCATGCTGAGTGTTGAGGATATAGACCCAAAGACTACAAAGAATTATGATTCATGATGTGCAGATTGAATGAGAAACTACAGGTGATGAAGCTCACAGGATTGGGAGATGTCATCAAAACAATCAAAGTGAGTAACTAGAGTGTAATTTGCAGAGAGCTTATTACTGTCATGAAATACCTAGAAATAACCTGGTTTGCATGGCCACCCAGATAAGACTTCGCACTCGGATAAAACCTGGAATTTCAGCTCTTCCCCTCTCTACAAACGCTGCCTGCCATGAACTTCTGGTTTtacttcagaattccagcatcaaCTGTTTTATTTTTAGTATCTAATTTGCAATGACTAGGAAGTGAAGGTATATCAGGATTCGATGGTCATAACTGAAAAGAAGGTGACCAGAAGATGCATAATGTCAGACTGGCAATGGAAATTAGGAGGATATAAACTGGTAAAGAAAGAGAAGTCAACTCAAAGAAAAAACAAATCCACAGGGGAAGATAAAACTAGAATATTGAGTCTCAGAACAAACCTGATCTCGGTAGAAAATAGAATCTGGCTGAGAGGATACTACTAGGTTGAAAAGATGGGAATAAGGTAGAAGAGTACTCAGGTAAGACCCAAAATGTCGTTTTTAGTTTTTGAAAAGAGATACTGAATTAGGAAGGTTACCTTAatctgaaaatttaaaaattaagaaCTTTAATAGCCAAAGAAACAAAAGGGGAAGTATTACATTTCATCAGCTCTAGACTATATTTTGGGTTATcaaagttatacagcatggaaataaacCCTTCAGCCTAAGaccaaatccatgctgaccatcaagtaatGGGAATCCCATTTCCCAGTACTGGGTTCATTGAGTTCTATACCTTAGGATTCAAGTATTTGTTCAGATACTTTTCAAATGCAGTGCAAGTCTGCCTCCAACACCTTCTCAGACAGTACATTTCAAATTGCAACcaccctgtgtgaaaaactaAATTAATCACATCACCtctaacccctcaccttaaacctatgccctctagtttttggttGCCCTTACCTGAGAATAAGATTAGGTGTGTCCACCTATCTATTCTCATGATtttacacacctctctctctctcctgctttcCAAGGATTAAAGCACCAGCCTACCCAActtctctctataactcaggtcctcgaatcctggcagcatcctcacaaatgttctctgcactctttccaatttgATGACAACTCTCCTTTAACAGGGCAATTCAATCTCAAATACGGGCacaccaatgccctatacaactGCAACGTACACCAATACCCTCACCCATGATCTGAACCAAACAAGTGGCAAAAATGCCAGCAATTGGATCCTAAGATAACTATCATCTTTCCTCAGCCAGCTACAAGTCACCTGAAAGCATTCCAACTGATGATCAATGGTGCACGATTCACCCCTGAGCACCTGTTGCTGTCAGAATTTATTTCACTGTAGTCTTACAGAAACTTTGAGCTATTAACAAAACCTCAGATATCCCACAGAGACAAAAAAAAGTGATAAGCAGACAGTTAATTGAAGACCTTGCACCGAAATTATCTAGCTTCAATTCCTGCAAGTGGATGTTTAATTTCATCTGGACAATACCATCTCCTTCACAAGTTAAAACAAGAGAAACAAACTGTTCACCACCCATCCAATTGTAGTCCACTTCCCGCTAACACAGCAGGAGTTGCGGACACATCGCTGCTGATGTCAATGGTTTGCCAAACTCAGTATTCAGTTACTTCAGCCAGAAAAAGGAAAAAATGGTGGAGAAACATAACCCTTCACCACAGGCAGGGCAACACATTAAAATAGAACCCAACCACACTCTAAGCACATTGGGCTGCTTTCTTGATCTCAGTGGGGATTGCTaaagaattaaattaaaaaacCTTCTGCCTAATAAATTACAGGCACATGCCTCCCCACTATCGATAACATCCACAACAGACACCGCTTCAAGAAGGTAAAATCCAAAGACCCTCTGCCATCTTCTCACATCTAACATTATGCAGGAGACACAGAGAcgccttaagtcccacactacAAAATTCAAGAATGGCTCCTACCCTTCGTCTATCAGCTCTTCAATCAATTGGTGCCCCCCAATCACTAGTTTAGCAACAGTATGACCACTTCGATTACTTAGCACCAAAATGTACTCATTTTTGTTGTTTAAGCTGCATTTCTTCTTGTAAAAATTGCGTATGGTTTATGTTTTTCCTTGTGAATGGTGCTCATATGCTATGTGCTTGTGATAGTAGTTGCATTGATATACTTGTGCACATAGGAAGGGTGGGGTTACCCAAAACTTGCAAAACTCAACAATATAGTCCTGCTTAAACCTGaaacatagctgctgcctgactttctcaGAATTTGATTTCAGAGGTCTTAACCTGGTATTTTAACACATTAAGCTTAATTTGCTTCACAAAGTTCTTTTAAATACTTTGACATACTTTTAACATTGTATCAGGTCACACTGCAATGGGTCAAGTGGTAATTGTGCTACTAAACTGATTGAGTCTGGAAACTCCAATACTTAATCCTAACTGTCTTGCGCTAGCTTGGTAGATGAACATGTTTCGATAAATTTCAGCTTTCCCAACTGGAGTGGGACTAAGCAGGATCTCTTGCATGGATTGGATCCATAGAATTAGATCATTAACAGCATTAGCAGCAGACCAATCAGTTCCAAGAGAGAGCGAGCTTCGCACAGGTCAGAGACAAGAGTTTTAAAAAGGTGTGTTCCGTGGGGCTCAGCGCATTAGAATAGGGGGTATGACtgcaaggccagttttctgttctgggCGTCAGACatgggatgtccaggagacttccagcctccccagTGGCCAATCTGCACCAGCTGCATCGAGCCGcatgcagctcctcagaggaCGAGTTAGGggactggagatgcagctcaatgaccttcagcttgttaggaaTAGTGAGGAtgtgacagacaggagctacaggcaggtagtcaccccgggaccacaggagacagataagtgggtgactgtcagaagagagGGTGTCAggtagtagagagcacccctgtggctggcccccttaacaataagtactccattttgagcacCATTGGGGGAAATGACCTACCTGGGTGGccctgcctctggcactgagtctggccctgtggctcaggaggGTAGGGAACAGAAAAGGATGGCAGCGGTAATAGTGAATTCTATAGTTACAgggacagataggcaattctgtgggtgcgAAAAAGTAACAAGggtagtagtttgcctcccaggtgccaaggttcGTGATGTTTCTGacctcatccacaacatcctgaattgagagggtgagcaaccggaggtcgtggtacatatcggtaccaaCGACATTAGTAGAAAAAaggtggaggtcctgaaagcagaatacagggagttaggaaggcagctgagaagcaagaccttAAAGGTAGTTATCTCGGGATTGCTggctgtgccatgcgacagtgagtataggaataaaatgaggtggaggataaatgcgtggctgaaggattggaccATGGGGCAGGGATTctgaattttggatcattgggatctcttctggggcaggtgtgacctgtacaaaaaggacggattgcacttgaatccgatggggaccaatatcctggcagggaggtttgctaatgctattggggagggtttaacgcaaacacgaagaattctgcagatgctggaaattcgagcaacacacatcaaagttgctggtgaacgcagcaggccaggcagcatctctaggaagaggtacaatcgacgtttcaggccgagacccttcgtcaggactccggcctgaaacgtcaactgtacctcttcctagagatgctgcctggcctgttgcattcaccagcaactttgatgtggggagggtttaaactagatttgcagggggtgggaacccaagtgaagaggcagaggatggagagttagagacagcttgtagggagtttgtgaggaaggataggcagatagagcaaagatgcactcagactgatggtttgagatctgtctattttaatgcaaggagtattaacTTGAGCTTGGATCAATACGtgaactatgacattgtggccaatacagaaacttggatgtctcaggagcaggaatggctgctgaatgtgccaggctttagatgcttcaaatggaacagagggagaagCAAAAGAGCTGGGGGCATGgtattgctaattagggatagtgtcacggctgcagaaaaggaggaagtcatggagggatggtctactgagtcagtgtgggtgtaagtcagaaacaggaaaggggcaataactctactaggtatttttttatagaccccccccccccaacagtaatagggatatcgaggagcagactAGGAGACAAATTCTGGAATGGAACAATAAtaagggttgttgtgatgggagattttaactttcctaatattgactggcatctccttagagaaaggggtttagatggggtggagtttgttaggtgtgttcaagaaggtttcctgacacaatatatagataagccaactagataagaggctgtacttgatctggtattgggaaatgaacctggtcaggagtcagatctctcagtaggacagcattttggaggtagtgaccacaactctatctcattcaccatagcgctggagggggataggaacaaacaatttgggaaaacatttaattggggtagggggaatatgatgctattaggcaggaacttgggcgcatgaattgggagcagatgttctcagggaagtgcATGTCAGAAATgttgcaaatgttcagggaacacttGTATGGAGTTCTGAATAAGTATGTTCCATGGTGACAGGGAAAGAACGAtaaggttaaagaaccatggtgtacaaagaatgtagaaaatctagctaagaagaaaagcttacaaaaggttcaagaaactaggtactgttagagctccagaaaattacatggttgctaggaaggagcttaagaatggaattaggagaggcagaaggggccatgagaaggctttggtgggcaggattagggaaaaccctaaggcattctacaagtatgtgaagagcaaggggatgagccgtgtgagaataggaccaatcaggtgcgatagtggaaacctGTGCATGGAatcggaggaggtagtggaggtacttgatgaatactttgcttcagtattcaccagtgaaaaggactttgataattgtggggatgacttacagcggactgaaacgcttgagcatatagacattaaaaaagacgatgtgctggagtttttgagaagcattaagttagataagtcaacgGGACCGGCTACTGTGAAAAGTGAAGgatgaaattgctgagcctcttgcgatgatctttgcatcatcaacggggacgggagaagtaccagaggattgaagggttgcaaatgttgttcccttgttcaagggagtagagataaccgaggaaattatagactagtgagtctgacTTTAGTGgcgggcaagttgttggagatcctgagaggcaggatttatgactaTTTGGAGAGAAACAGTCTGATTAGGGactcaccgcaccttgtccccattccaacctcactccttcggaacgctctgctctccactccctccacactaatcctaaccttattattaaacctgctgataaggggagtgctgttgtagtctggcgtactgacctctaccttgccgaggcacagcgacaactcgcggatacctcctcttatttaccccacgatcgtgaccccactaaggagcaccaggccattgtctcccacactatcaccaacttcatccgctcaggggatctcccatccactgctaccaaccttatagttcccacaccccgcacttcccgtttctacctcctacccaagatccacaaacctgcctgtcctggccaacctattgtctcagcttgctcctgccccaccgaactcgtttctgcatacctcgacactgttttatcaccccttgttcaatcccttccgacctatgttcgtgacacttctcacgctcttaaacttttcgatgattttaagttccctggcccccaccgctttattttcaccatggatgtccagcccttatatacttccatcccccatcaggagggtctcaaagctctacgcttctttttggattccagacctaatcagttcccctctaccaccactctgctccgtctagcggaattagtccttactcttaataatttctccttttgctcctcccatttcctccaaactaaaggtgtagctatgggcacccgtatgggtcctagctatgcctgcctttttgttgggtttgtggaacaatctatcttccgtgcctattctggtatctgtcccccacttttcctttgctacatcgacgactgcattggcgctgcttcctgcacgcatgcagaactcgttgactttattaactttgcctccaactttcaccctgccctcaagtttacctggtccatttccgacacctccctcccctttctagatctttctgtctctgtctctggagacagcttatccactgatgtctactataagcctactgactctcacagctatctggactattcctcttctcaccctgtctcttgcaaaaacgccatccccttctcgcaattcctccgtctccgccgcatctgctctcaggatgaggcttttcattctaggacgagggggatgtcttcattttttaaagaaaggggcttcccttcctccactatcaactctgctcttaaacgcatctcccccatttcacctacatctgctctcactccatcctcccaccaccccactaggaatagggttcccctggtcctcacctaccaccccaccagcctccgggtccaacatattattctccgtaacttccgccacctccaacgggatcccaccactaagcacatctttccctccccgcctctctctgcattccgcagggatcgctccctacacaactcccttgtccgttcgtcccccccatccctccccactgatctccttcctggcacttatccgtgtaagcggaacaagtgctacacatgcccttacacttcctcccttaccaccattcagggccccaaacagtccttccaggtgaggcatcacttcacctgtgagtcgactggggtgatatactgtgtccggtgctcctgatgtggccttttatatattggtgagacccgacgcagactgggagaccgctttgctgaacatctacgctctgtccgccagagaaagcaggatctcccagtggccacacattttaattccacatcccattctcattctgacatgtctatccacggcctcctctactgtaaagatgaagccacactcaggttggaggaacaccaccttatattccgtctgggtagcctccaacctgatggcatgaacattgacttctctaacttccgctaaggccccacctccccctcgtaccccatctgttactcatttttatgcacacattctttctctcactctcctttttctccctctgtccctctgaatatacctcttgcccatcctctgggtcacccccccccccgtcccgtctttcttcccggacctcctgtcccatgatcctctcgtatccccttttgcctatcacctgtccagctcttggctctatccctccccctcctgtcttctcctatcattttgcatctccccctccccctccagctttcaaatcccttactcactcttccttcagttagtcttgacgaagggtctcggcctgaaacgtcgactgcgcctcttcctatagatgctgcttggcctgctgcgttcaccagcaactttgatgtatgttgcctgattagggatagtcagtatggctttgtcaagggcaggtcatgccttacaagcctgattgaattctttgaggatacaacaaaacaaattgatgaagatagag from Mobula hypostoma chromosome 13, sMobHyp1.1, whole genome shotgun sequence includes:
- the rsl24d1 gene encoding probable ribosome biogenesis protein RLP24: MRIEKCYFCSAPVYPGHGVMFVRNDSKVFRFCRSKCHKNFKKKRNPRKVRWTKAFRKSAGKELTVDNSFEFEKRRNVPVKYQRELWSMSVKAMKTVEEIKQKRQARFIMNRLKKNKELETKADIKEVKQNIHLIKAPHAEKSKKLEEKIVETLQEDMEMAEDS